A section of the Sphaerobacter thermophilus DSM 20745 genome encodes:
- a CDS encoding ABC transporter permease: protein MAKSDDAVVQAGSRASGGALTEFGAARPTRRRMPRALRSLLQNRLAVFGALMLVLVVIAAIAAPVLSDLDPRRGEILASKKPPAWSSGGSSEYLLGTDALGRDIYTRILYGARISLVVGIVAVLIAGAIGVTLGLISGYYGGRIDDIIMRIAEIQLAVPFILFAIAILAVLGQGLDKIIITLGVTGWVTYGRVVRGQVLSWKQAEFVEAARAIGARDLAIMVKHILPNTFASIIVIASFAVASTILAEASLSFLGLGVPPDVPTWGGMVAAGRDYILSGQWWMYTFPGIAIMLTVLGINTVGDWLRDYLDPRLNV from the coding sequence ACCCGGCGGCGAATGCCGCGTGCACTGCGCAGCCTGCTCCAGAACCGGCTAGCCGTCTTCGGCGCCCTGATGCTAGTGCTCGTCGTCATCGCGGCGATCGCGGCGCCGGTGCTCAGCGACCTGGACCCGCGCCGGGGCGAGATCCTGGCCAGCAAGAAGCCGCCGGCCTGGAGCAGCGGCGGTAGTTCGGAGTACCTGCTCGGCACCGACGCGCTCGGCCGCGACATCTACACCCGCATCCTCTACGGAGCACGCATCTCACTGGTCGTCGGTATCGTCGCGGTGCTGATCGCCGGAGCGATCGGCGTGACGCTGGGCCTGATTTCCGGCTACTACGGGGGCCGAATCGACGACATCATCATGCGCATCGCCGAGATCCAGCTCGCGGTGCCGTTCATCCTGTTCGCCATCGCCATCCTGGCGGTGTTAGGCCAGGGCCTGGACAAGATCATCATCACCCTCGGCGTGACCGGCTGGGTTACCTACGGCCGCGTCGTGCGCGGGCAGGTGTTGTCCTGGAAGCAAGCCGAGTTCGTCGAGGCGGCCCGCGCCATCGGCGCGCGCGACCTGGCGATCATGGTCAAGCACATCCTGCCCAACACCTTCGCCTCGATCATCGTCATCGCCAGCTTCGCCGTCGCCAGCACGATCCTGGCCGAGGCCTCCCTGTCGTTCCTCGGCCTCGGCGTGCCGCCGGATGTACCCACCTGGGGCGGGATGGTCGCCGCCGGGCGCGATTACATCCTCTCCGGCCAGTGGTGGATGTACACCTTCCCCGGCATCGCCATCATGCTGACGGTCCTGGGGATCAACACCGTCGGCGACTGGCTGCGCGACTACCTCGACCCACGGCTCAACGTCTAG